The Drosophila innubila isolate TH190305 chromosome 3R unlocalized genomic scaffold, UK_Dinn_1.0 2_E_3R, whole genome shotgun sequence genome has a segment encoding these proteins:
- the LOC117791780 gene encoding protein ANTAGONIST OF LIKE HETEROCHROMATIN PROTEIN 1-like — protein sequence MAKQLGWLWKKDVPKNDYHFFKESFRMERSTFDMLVSRLETLNKKDTNFKNAIPLNKRTAIALYTLGSTAEYQAVGRLFGVSPNSVCNILHEFCRAIVLEFTDEYMTPNFLTESKIDEYVQGFEAIGFPQCLGAIDGCHIEVEPPAAEATDYHNYKGWNSVVLLALVDYRDRFMFVDIGSPGGCNDSFIFQRYTLCEMIDSCQLLDSKSKEICGVNVPIFLIGDSAFRFSPKLMKPYPFSTDASLEKRTCPKQGELSRRSAS from the exons ATGGCT AAGCAGCTTGGCTGGCTTTGGAAGAAGGACGTGCCGAAAAATGACTACCACTTCTTTAAAGAGAGCTTCCGCATGGAGAGGTCGACATTTGACATGCTGGTCAGCCGACTAGAGACCTTGAACAAGAAGGACACAAACTTCAAAAACGCTATTCCACTGAATAAAAGGACAGCGATAGCCCTGTACACTCTGGGTTCGACGGCTGAGTACCAAGCAGTTGGCAGATTGTTCGGCGTTTCTCCAAACAGTGTCTGCAATATTCTCCACGAATTTTGTAGGGCTATTGTTTTGGAGTTTACGGATGAGTATATGACGCCGAACTTTCTAACCGAGTCAAAAATCGACGAGTATGTGCAGGGCTTTGAAGCCATCGGTTTTCCCCAGTGCCTTGGAGCGATTG ATGGATGTCACATTGAAGTAGAGCCACCAGCAGCAGAGGCCACTGACTATCATAACTACAAAGGCTGGAACTCGGTTGTGCTTCTTGCTTTGGTTGATTACCG tgacAGATTCATGTTTGTAGATATCGGTTCTCCAGGTGGTTGTAACGActcatttatatttcaaagatACACGCTTTGCGAGATGATAGACTCGTGCCAATTGCTGGACTCCAAGTCAAAGGAAATATGTGGAGTTAACGTTCCCATTTTTCTGATTGGAGACTCAGCATTTAGGTTTTCTCCAAAGCTAATGAAGCCGTACCCATTCTCGACAGACGCATCATTGGAAAAGAGAACTTGTCCAAAGCAAGGCGAGTTGTCCAGGCGTTCGGCCAGTTGA
- the LOC117793046 gene encoding E3 SUMO-protein ligase RanBP2, translating to MFSNRKALDEHVHKLLFKLPPGPERDRKGLSVGRMYYKINEYAKTIEYLNAYLKVTEDASVHSLLAKCYQLQKVPDNRKALEHYQRSIQLHPHQEEVIKAGCKVLFENTSLCTPERAAYWLELAASIEELKDTEMLLALQLRSKGKLEGIEEENSIEMFIHKELLTRPNDIVLHTRLLRHYLETKRFEEAFNYANKVEMEKPAQCQTSDWYELIWKVLLKREQSKELAKDWSYWQLLLITLDRLIQLSMQSETNSSLTDSIGQLFRLDQYIHKFSLLIDQLSATDNRELHQCCLDHYIGQLLLHAASLLFKRELIGKKNKWSTTVRTALPLLLLGYQKNSLKNEENFWERRCNAEQHKLLQLWRRQAAFRCAQLGRTIYGCLQTSGDVDDKEMWKDNEQQGLWQNTDKLLSEARQHCADSEWRSKLYQQLYTHSEHKLKEQSSYLMRDHRLQQPLYECPTIAEIEKYEQEALLLEPHTLEHHVYLALSANNLAEAPRVRFLKNLRHECLLGLTYCGVDSLCQVDVEVFLYFVVLQAQRKLQVQHESHNSYHVGNLKATARPQMLPYANIMECNDLLTQDQCNWWSLVQRLQVNSQLNEGNRMDQRDKLKRGLEALRGVGGPQAEIIALFHVAKLLTSRADKPTMEARIDALYKLGINMLRRHQHQQLEPFYRYFKYENIQASDIWLQTQRMAEDAVRYLSTRCFKNNLYEEFLTDIRGLQLPVAVYLQAEAYRQMAESNRTSRVSRQNFQERRIECLKQAKHLLANQADHSLTSVVQRELITSLADETFGSPNSIDLHNNSSTYEDAEDDFYAQTAVTLNRSRRQVEMQGAATLELDQTVKQLSKHICALKDNVDGGMEGMRQEIKSLTEKVNNMDDMHQEIKTLTDKVEELLKKVKISGAVSRETPTRDVDAAAAAAALGLDEFFSMEDTQHSNFLNPALNAQDRFFPPGANVPPHPNAAYGSPMFTQNQMYNYYANQAQFMRTPPAQPNFYGQRGPGNYSMPATNMYPNAGGAPFMDNLNYAQPPPSLVMPQVSQAQATAALPLNQPPVQSNLPVTPVAPFFNAPPFVPQVSVPQVPQVPQQLPLVQHKPISAPAIAQAPAPTIVPVAASVVPAVAPALPVAPAPAAAPAIFNRALNNQPVEKVPPANVVITSSDPLPKPAVASAQPPTLSVTIPAQHIKPSLVPAAEPPSMPSNDFKFSLTLNNKDNSDANNIFKGLATSGAFSFKAQVAQAAAEKQMELAAEAAANNESVHSEGNQSVGHDTSAELDYDPRPDFQGIIPLPDEVEVRTGEEDEVIKFSHRAKLFRHVDKEWKERGIGDIKILKNQSTGCTRILMRREQTHKICANHKITADMVLTTPEQDKEAKSLLWAANDFADEKLQLEKFLVRFKLPETAKQFKLAFEEAAKSSKSDVPTMTFGNVKTSSINSFVTSTPAANALPKLLESPAKTDTIGSTIESVVSKSLFGSLSSKSSSATSVATSTVSSSPFSNFSFGSIGNANKPPNANNMSFGSISTVPDNSSNTSNTGYITAFNFGSNLTSKADSTLQQPEPSIVSKADSSQAEAEDEYEPTAQFQPVIPLPELVEVVTGEENEIVLFEHRAKLLRYDKAANEWKERGLGIMKLLQQKSDPTQVRLLMRREQIFKLCCNQRLQADTKFSYAKNSDKSLTWAGQDYAEEELTVEMLCVRFKTAEICKKFYDAVLKAQADMGQEKPKEKPQEQKPQQDSKVDKDTKTITQGFGDAFKPKLGSWSCKGCYTNNDAGQLYCLACEAPKDDTVAPKPPTLDQSGALNLSSSAGKFNFGFPAATTGFTFGAKTTTEKKVDPPVVKTTPTPTPVVSVSANTASPAVVTSTPAPPPAASNAAGFGDAFKPKAGSWNCKDCYTSNDGAQLYCLACQAPKDDTVPKKDNKLNLNASFPATNSKFTFGFGAPTAAAVPAATASDSFVFKINDQREKTEGGLFGSSSFNFKPTTTMTTTTTTATTGNLVSNTFSFSMPKVQQQQQQQPQQQQHQLNSPTVDVNNDDDGHVEEEENNAYFAPVIPLPDKIDVKTGEEDEDLLYIQRAKLYRLSEEGEWKERGLGNVKILRHKETKNLRVVMRREQVLKICLNHVLNSSVAYKPKDEKSWLFVVHDFSEGESVLERLVLRFKSAEVAQSFLNAVNSAINGTAEPIKYEENQPTNSTPSKTTVEPVVSNETKMLADKLQLSCEFLTSESNCSGCRGCEPDNFTYGQPAKNEPQIKPLPLTLPALKMPAPKQQESSNTAAVTPTSNRTLLKASTLEANTGNNFGSFGGFSTAVSANSTATTIPSVKKEDQVKSGFVFGNSDKAVFGQSIFGGNTATKPQGSIFGGTGATDKVDNQKVSIFGGTFKPQTDKQQDVGGKSIFGSSALPGNVFPSPGFTFGSSTIAANSTTPVQSNKENSATPSPLFATTETKTGNSFSELAAKVGDDFASLAAKGGGNPIGFQKSETGGFFGLTHQDDFKNFKSPTNTKSSESGQATADDNEGVVADENYDPHYEPIIDLPNEIVVSTGEEEETKLFGERATLYRYVCETKEWKERGVGELKILKHKTLNSSRLVMRREQIHKLVLNMGIGASFTMEYMNEQKKSFIWASVNYAESTTGELERLACRFKKQEIADQFYETINTCRKEAKESEEVPQPTENNTKAH from the exons ATGTTTTCAAATCGCAAGGCATTGGACGAGCATGTccacaaattgttgtttaaattGCCGCCGGGGCCCGAG CGCGACAGAAAGGGTTTATCGGTTGGCCGCATGTACTACAAAATCAACGAATATGCCAAGACCattgaatatttgaatgcatacTTGAAGGTTACCGAAGATGCCAGCGTTCATTCGCTCCTTGCCAAGTGTTACCAGCTGCAAAAGGTGCCGGATAATCGAAAGGCATTGGAGCACTATCAACGCTCCATTCAACTGCATCCGCATCAGGAGGAAGTCATCAAAGCAGGCTGCAAAGTGCTCTTTGAGAATACCTCACTTTGCACCCCCGAGAGGGCTGCCTATTGGCTTGAGCTGGCCGCTTCTATCGAGGAGCTGAAAGACACTGAGATGCTGCTAGCATTGCAGTTGCGTTCAAAGGGCAAATTGGAGGGGATCGAGGAGGAGAATTCAATAGAAATGTTTATACACAAAGAGCTGTTAACTCGTCCAAATGATATCGTATTGCATACGCGATTGTTACGCCACTATCTGGAAACGAAACGCTTCGAGGAAGCATTCAACTATGCCAACAAAGTTGAAATGGAGAAGCCGGCTCAATGCCAGACGAGTGATTGGTATGAACTTATTTGGAAAGTGCTCCTCAAACGCGAACAGTCCAAGGAGCTTGCAAAGGATTGGTCCTACTGGCAGCTATTGCTCATCACTCTGGATCGCCTCATCCAGCTGAGCATGCAATCCGAGACCAACAGCAGCCTGACAGATAGCATCGGTCAGCTCTTTAGACTGGATCAGTATATACACAAGTTCAGTCTCCTCATCGATCAACTTTCGGCCACCGACAACCGTGAACTGCATCAGTGTTGCCTGGATCATTACATTGGTCAACTCCTGTTGCATGCAGCCTCATTGCTCTTCAAGCGCGAGTTGATTGGCAAGAAGAACAAATGGTCAACTACGGTGCGTACAGCTCTGCCGCTGTTGCTTCTGGGCTATCAAAAGAATTCGCTGAAGAATGAAGAAAACTTCTGGGAGCGTCGTTGCAATGCCGAGCAACATAAACTGCTTCAGTTGTGGCGTCGTCAAGCCGCCTTTCGATGCGCCCAATTGGGTCGCACGATTTACGGCTGCCTGCAGACTTCCGGAGATGTCGACGACAAGGAGATGTGGAAGGATAACGAACAGCAGGGCCTCTGGCAGAACACAGATAAGTTGTTGTCAGAGGCACGTCAGCATTGTGCCGACAGTGAATGGCGTTCTAAACTGTATCAACAGCTGTATACACATTCGGAGCATAAGCTAAAGGAGCAGTCATCATATCTGATGCGTGATCATCGTCTGCAACAGCCGCTCTATGAATGCCCAACGATTGCCGAAATTGAGAAATATGAGCAGGAGGCATTGCTTCTCGAGCCACACACTCTGGAACATCATGTCTATCTAGCACTGAGCGCCAACAATTTGGCCGAGGCACCACGAGTGCGCTTCCTTAAGAACTTGCGGCACGAATGTCTACTGGGATTGACCTACTGCGGAGTTGACTCTTTATGCCAGGTGGATGTCGAGGTTTTCCTGTATTTCGTGGTGCTGCAAGCGCAGCGTAAACTTCAGGTGCAACACGAGAGTCACAACAGCTATCATGTGGGCAATCTTAAAGCGACGGCACGTCCACAGATGTTGCCTTATGCCAACATTATGGAATGCAATGATCTGCTCACTCAGGATCAATGCAACTGGTGGTCACTTGTGCAGCGTCTGCAGGTGAATTCTCAGCTAAACGAAGGCAATCGCATGGATCAACGCGACAAGCTAAAACGCGGCCTTGAGGCACTACGTGGCGTTGGCGGACCACAGGCCGAAATAATTGCACTCTTTCATGTGGCCAAATTGCTGACAAGTCGTGCGGATAAACCCACGATGGAAGCTCGCATCGATGCGCTCTACAAGCTGGGCATCAATATGCTGCGCCGtcatcaacatcagcagctTGAACCCTTCTACAGATACTTCAAGTATGAGAACATCCAGGCGAGCGACATTTGGCTACAGACCCAAAGGATGGCCGAGGATGCAGTGAGATATCTAAGCACACGCTGCTTCAAGAATAACCTTTACGAAGAGTTCTTGACGGACATTCGTGGTCTTCAGCTGCCCGTAGCCGTGTATCTACAGGCAGAAGCCTATCGCCAGATGGCGGAGTCCAATCGCACCTCGCGTGTATCGCGTCAGAACTTCCAGGAGCGACGTATCGAATGTCTAAAGCAAGCGAAACACTTGCTCGCCAATCAAGCGGATCATTCGCTTACCAGTGTAGTGCAGCGAGAATTGATAACTTCTCTGGCCGACGAGACCTTCGGTTCACCAAATTCTATAGACTTGCATAACAATTCAAGCACCTACGAGGATGCTGAGGATGATTTCTATGCACAAACTGCAGTAACTCTAAATCGCTCGAGACGCCAGGTCGAAATGCAAGGAGCGGCCACCTTGGAGCTTGATCAGACGGTCAAGCAGTTAAGCAAACACATTTGTGCTCTCAAGGATAATGTGGACGGTGGAATGGAGGGCATGCGTCAAGAAATTAAAAGTCTAACTGAAAAGGTCAACAACATGGATGACATGCATcaagaaattaaaactttaaccGATAAGGTTGAGGAGTTGCTCAAAAAAGTAAAGATTAGCGGCGCAGTAAGTCGCGAAACGCCTACACGAGATGTGGacgctgctgcagcagctgctgcacttGGTTTGGACGAATTCTTCAGCATGGAAGATACCCAGCATTCCAACTTTTTGAATCCAGCTCTAAATGCCCAGGATCGCTTCTTTCCACCCGGCGCAAATGTTCCTCCACATCCCAATGCAGCCTATGGCAGTCCAATGTTTACCCAGAATCAGATGTACAACTACTATGCGAACCAAGCTCAGTTCATGAGAACCCCGCCAGCACAACCCAATTTCTATG GACAACGTGGACCTGGTAACTACAGCATGCCGGCCACCAACATGTATCCAAATGCAGGCGGAGCACCCTTTATGGATAACCTTAATTATGCACAGCCGCCGCCGAGCCTTGTAATGCCACAGGTTTCCCAGGCACAAGCGACGGCTGCTTTGCCTTTGAATCAGCCGCCAGTGCAATCCAATTTGCCGGTAACTCCTGTCGCTCCCTTCTTTAATGCTCCGCCATTTGTGCCGCAGGTGTCGGTGCCACAGGTGCCGCAGGTGCCTCAGCAGTTGCCATTGGTGCAGCATAAGCCCATCTCAGCGCCAGCAATTGCACAGGCTCCTGCTCCGACTATTGTTCCAGTGGCTGCATCTGTTGTACCCGCTGTTGCTCCAGCTCTGCCAGTTGCTCCTGCTCCGGCTGCTGCTCCAGCTATCTTTAATCGGGCACTCAACAATCAACCTGTGGAAAAGGTGCCGCCAGCCAATGTGGTCATTACCAGCTCCGATCCGTTGCCCAAACCGGCGGTTGCTAGTGCCCAACCCCCCACTCTCAGCGTCACCATTCCGGCGCAGCACATAAAACCCAGTCTCGTGCCGGCCGCAGAGCCGCCATCCATGCCCAGCAATGACTTCAAGTTCAGTCTGACCCTGAATAACAAGGACAACAGCGATGCCAACAACATCTTCAAGGGTCTGGCCACATCGGGTGCGTTCTCCTTCAAGGCACAGGTGGCACAGGCGGCAGCTGAGAAGCAAATGGAACTGGCAGCCGAGGCGGCAGCCAACAACGAGAGCGTCCACAGTGAGGGCAACCAGAGTGTGGGTCATGATACATCCGCTGAGTTGGACTATGATCCACGGCCAGATTTCCAGGGTATTATACCATTGCCAGATGAGGTGGAAGTGCGCACTGGTGAGGAGGATGAGGTGATCAAATTCAGTCATCGCGCCAAGCTCTTCCGACATGTGGATAAGGAATGGAAGGAACGTGGCATTGGCgatattaagatattaaagAACCAATCAACCGGATGTACTCGCATTTTAATGCGACGCGAGCAAACTCATAAGATTTGTGCCAATCATAAGATCACAGCCGATATGGTTCTTACCACACCCGAACAGGACAAGGAAGCAAAATCATTGCTGTGGGCTGCCAACGATTTTGCCGATGAGAAATTGCAGCTGGAGAAGTTCCTCGTCCGCTTTAAGCTGCCGGAGACggccaaacaatttaaattggctTTTGAGGAGGCGGCTAAGAGTTCAAAGAGCGATGTGCCGACGATGACATTTGGTAATGTCAAGACTAGTAGCATTAATAGCTTTGTGACCAGCACGCCTGCCGCCAATGCGCTGCCCAAGCTACTTGAATCGCCGGCTAAAACGGATACCATTGGGTCAACAATCGAGTCGGTTGTGTCCAAATCATTGTTTGGCAGCTTGTCCAGCAAGTCGTCCAGCGCGACGAGCGTAGCAACCAGCACAGTTTCCAGTTCGCCTTTTTCCAATTTCAGCTTTGGCTCCATTGGCAATGCCAATAAGCCACCAAATGCCAACAATATGTCCTTTGGCAGCATTTCTACAGTGCCAGACAACAgtagcaacaccagcaacacgGGCTACATCACAGCCTTCAATTTTGGCAGCAATCTGACGAGCAAAGCAGACAGCACACTACAACAACCAGAGCCATCAATAGTAAGCAAAGCAGACTCCTCCCAAGCTGAGGCTGAGGATGAATATGAACCCACAGCGCAGTTTCAGCCAGTTATTCCCTTGCCGGAACTGGTTGAGGTCGTCACTGGCGAGGAGAATGAGATTGTGCTGTTTGAGCATCGCGCTAAGTTGTTGCGTTACGACAAAGCCGCCAATGAGTGGAAGGAGCGTGGCTTGGGCATCATGAAGCTCTTGCAACAGAAATCAGATCCCACTCAGGTGCGGCTGTTGATGCGACGTGAACAGATCTTCAAACTGTGCTGCAATCAGCGTCTGCAGGCGGACACAAAGTTTAGCTATGCCAAAAACTCTGATAAATCGCTCACTTGGGCCGGACAGGATTATGCCGAGGAGGAGCTAACAGTGGAGATGTTATGTGTGCGCTTCAAGACCGCTGAGATCTGCAAAAAGTTTTACGATGCGGTTCTCAAGGCACAAGCGGACATGGGACAGGAGAAACCCAAAGAGAAGCCACAGGAGCAGAAGCCACAACAGGACAGCAAGGTTGATAAAGATACCAAGACGATAACTCAAGGCTTTGGCGATGCATTTAAACCCAAGCTGGGCAGCTGGAGCTGCAAGGGATGTTATACCAACAACGATGCTGGTCAACTCTATTGTCTGGCCTGTGAGGCGCCCAAGGATGACACTGTGGCACCCAAGCCGCCAACTCTGGATCAGAGCGGAGCTTTAAATCTGAGCAGCAGCGCaggtaaattcaattttggtTTTCCAGCAGCGACAACCGGTTTCACTTTCGGTGCCAAAACCACCACGGAAAAGAAGGTGGATCCACCTGTGGTCAAGACGACACCCACTCCCACTCCGGTTGTCAGCGTAAGTGCAAACACAGCGTCTCCAGCTGTTGTCACAAGCACGCCCGCTCCGCCTCCAGCTGCATCCAATGCAGCTGGCTTTGGTGATGCCTTTAAGCCGAAAGCTGGCAGCTGGAACTGCAAGGATTGCTATACAAGCAACGATGGCGCACAGCTTTACTGTTTGGCTTGTCAGGCGCCTAAGGATGACACTGTGCCCAAGAAGGATAACaaactgaatttaaatgccaGTTTCCCAGCCACCAACAGCAAGTTTACATTTGGTTTTGGAGCACCAACGGCAGCTGCAGTTCCAGCTGCAACCGCGAGCGATTCCTTTGTATTCAAGATCAATGATCAAAGAGAGAAAACCGAAGGCGGCTTGTTTGGATCAAGCAGTTTCAACtttaagccaacaacaacaatgacgaccacaacaacaacagcaacaacaggaaaTCTGGTTTCCAATACATTTAGTTTCTCCATGCCAaaggtgcaacaacaacaacagcagcagccgcagcagcaacaacatcagctcAATAGTCCAACTGTCGATGTcaacaatgatgatgatggccaCGTGGAGGAGGAAGAGAACAATGCATATTTTGCGCCAGTTATTCCATTGCCAGATAAA ATTGATGTAAAGACCGGCGAAGAGGATGAAGATCTTCTCTATATACAACGTGCCAAGCTCTATCGCCTGTCTGAGGAGGGAGAATGGAAGGAACGTGGCTTGGGAAATGTTAAGATTCTGCGTCACAAGGAAACCAAAAATCTACGCGTTGTCATGCGTCGCGAGCAAGTCCTGAAGATCTGTCTTAACCATGTGCTCAACTCGAGCGTCGCCTACAAACCGAAAGACGAAAAGTCCTGGTTGTTTGTTGTCCACGATTTCAGCGAGGGTGAATCTGTATTGGAACGCCTTGTGTTGCGCTTTAAAAGTGCAGAGGTGGCGCAATCCTTCCTCAATGCTGTGAACAGCGCCATCAACGGCACCGCTGAGCCCATAAAATACGAGGAGAATCAACCAACGAATTCTACACCATCCAAGACTACAGTTGAACCCGTCGTATCTAATGAGACTAAAATGTTGGCGGATAAGCTGCAACTCAGCTGCGAATTTCTAACCAGCGAGTCCAACTGCAGCGGATGTCGTGGCTGTGAACCGGATAACTTTACCTACGGCCAACCGGCAAAGAATGAGCCACAAATAAAACCTTTGCCATTAACGTTGCCCGCCTTGAAGATGCCAGCGCCTAAGCAGCAAGAATCATCCAACACAGCTGCAGTAACACCAACCTCCAATCGAACTCTGCTCAAGGCGAGCACACTGGAAGCCAACACTGGTAACAATTTCGGTAGCTTTGGCGGATTCAGCACCGCTGTGTCTGCCAATTCCACGGCCACAACCATCCCATCTGTAAAGAAGGAGGATCAAGTGAAAAGTGGCTTCGTTTTTGGCAATTCGG ATAAAGCAGTATTTGGACAGTCGATATTTGGTGGCAACACCGCCACCAAGCCGCAGGGATCTATTTTTGGAGGCACTGGGGCAACGGACAAGGTAGATAATCAGAAGGTATCGATATTTGGGGGCACATTCAAGCCACAGACGGACAAGCAACAAGATGTTGGAGGCAAATCTATATTTGGTTCCTCAGCATTGCCTGGTAATGTCTTCCCAAGCCCTGGCTTCACATTCGGCTCCTCCACCATTGCTGCAAATAGTACAACACCTGTACAAAGCAACAAAGAGAATTCTGCCACGCCAAGTCCGTTGTTTGCTACGACTGAAACTAAAACCGGTAACAGTTTCTCGGAATTGGCAGCAAAAGTTGGCGATGATTTTGCCAGTTTAGCGGCCAAGGGCGGTGGTAATCCGATTGGCTTTCAGAAGTCCGAAACTGGCGGCTTTTTCGGTTTAACGCATCAGGATGACTTTAAAAACTTCAAGTCCCCGACCAATACAAAATCGTCGGAATCAGGACAAGCAACAGCAGACGACAACGAAGGTGTCGTGGCCGATGAAAACTATGATCCACACTACGAGCCCATTATCGATCTGCCCAACGAGATTGTCGTCAGCACCGGCGAGGAAGAGGAAACGAAATTATTTGGCGAACGGGCAACACTCTATCGCTACGTTTGCGAAACCAAGGAGTGGAAGGAGCGAG gTGTCGGTGAATTAAAGATTCTTAAGCATAAAACGTTGAATAGTTCTCGATTGGTCATGCGCCGCGAGCAAATTCACAAATTGGTGCTCAATATGGGGATCGGTGCGAGCTTTACGATGGAATATATGAACGAACAAAAGAAGAGTTTCATCTGGGCCAGTGTTAACTACGCCGAGTCCACCACTGGGGAGCTCGAACGACTTGCGTGCCGTTTTAAGAAGCAAGAGATTGCTGACCAATTCTACGAGACTATAAATACGTGCAGAAAGGAAGCCAAAGAGTCTGAAGAAGTGCCCCAGCCAACTGAAAATAATACTAAAGCACActaa
- the LOC117791200 gene encoding protein RER1, whose amino-acid sequence MMNEDSGSGSTSSSGGGGVKKFFLRLSQTYQSTLDRSTPHTRMRWVFAGFLLFLFVLRIFIYQGWYIVCYALGIYHLNLFIAFLTPKIDPEYDPYAADEEDDGPNLPTHSNEEFRPFIRRLPEFKFWLSVAKSTAIGLFCTFFDFFNVPVFWPILVMYFITLFCITMKRQIKHMIKYKYLPFTRNKPRYQRVNEAAGAATIGGNSK is encoded by the exons atgatgAACGaagacagcggcagcggctcGACGTCGTCTAGCGGCGGCGGAGGAGTTAAAAAGTTCTTTCTGCGTTTATCACAA ACCTACCAATCGACACTTGATCGCTCCACGCCGCACACACGTATGCGCTGGGTATTTGCCGGATTCCTGTTGTTCCTCTTCGTTTTGcgcatatttatttaccaGGGCTGGTACATTGTCTGCTACGCCCTGGGCATCTATCATTTGAATCTGTTTATTGCATTTCTCACGCCCAAAATTGATCCGGAATATGATCCGTATGCGGCGGATGAGGAGGACGATGGCCCCAATTTGCCAACGCATAGTAATGAGGAGTTCCGGCCATTTATTCGACGACTGCCGGAGTTTAAGTTTTGGCTATCGGTGGCTAAGAGCACGGCAATAGGTCTGTTCTGCACCTTCTTTGACTTCTTCAATGTGCCCGTATTTTGGCCCATTTTGGTCATGTACTTCATCACGCTCTTCTGCATAACAATGAAGCGCCAAATCAAGCATATGATCAAGTACAAGTACTTGCCATTCACCCGCAACAAGCCACGATATCAGCGAGTCAACGAGGCTGCGGGCGCCGCCACAATCGGTGGCAACTCAAAGTGA